The following coding sequences are from one Cenarchaeum symbiosum A window:
- a CDS encoding acetyltransferase (COG0110), with protein MNHISESAKLGKNVSVWHFAYVGDGAELGDNVSVGSLAHVDSGVKVGENTRIGGLAFIPPRTIIGRDVFIGPGAVLANDPYPPSGRLGGTTVEDGAAVGAGAVVGAGLRIGRRSVIGMGSVVTKDVPSGVVVAGNPAREMYNREEYDKKMSRWAGSQP; from the coding sequence ATGAACCACATCTCGGAGAGCGCAAAGCTGGGCAAAAACGTGAGCGTCTGGCATTTTGCATATGTCGGGGATGGCGCCGAGCTTGGTGACAATGTCAGCGTGGGCTCGCTGGCCCATGTGGATTCCGGCGTAAAGGTGGGCGAGAACACAAGGATAGGTGGGCTTGCGTTCATCCCGCCGCGCACGATAATAGGCAGGGACGTCTTCATCGGCCCCGGCGCCGTGCTGGCCAACGACCCCTACCCGCCGAGCGGCAGGCTGGGGGGGACCACGGTCGAGGACGGGGCCGCCGTGGGCGCCGGCGCGGTGGTCGGCGCGGGCCTCAGGATAGGCAGGCGCAGCGTAATAGGGATGGGCTCGGTGGTTACAAAGGATGTGCCCAGCGGGGTGGTGGTTGCAGGCAACCCGGCCCGGGAGATGTACAACAGGGAGGAATACGACAAAAAGATGTCCCGGTGGGCAGGCTCTCAGCCCTGA
- a CDS encoding dehydrogenase (COG0673): MRVAQIGTGGWGKNHTRVLSEIGALAAVCDRDESRASEYGEKHKVPHYTSVDALIERGEFDAAVICTPTATHAEVAGRLISAGKHVLVEKPMTYLASDGERLAEAARKNKVLLTCGYIERFNPAVEEVRKMVRSGSCGDLVMLEFHRENRMPPHIKDVGIIYDTSVHDIDTAMWLFGGTPQVVFARAGRIRHEHEDFASIMLGFEGDRVAVISSNWITPARVRTFNAVCTEAIISSDFISQEVRTTREGSTEVAGGGGEEPLLREIRSFIGAAEGKNEPVVKAREAVNVTRIAEAALLSSSRGVPIYLELE; the protein is encoded by the coding sequence TTGAGGGTCGCGCAGATAGGCACCGGCGGGTGGGGCAAGAACCACACAAGGGTGCTCTCCGAGATTGGCGCGCTGGCGGCAGTCTGCGATAGGGATGAATCAAGGGCCTCAGAGTACGGGGAAAAGCACAAGGTGCCCCATTACACCTCGGTGGATGCCCTGATAGAGCGGGGGGAGTTTGATGCGGCCGTGATATGCACGCCGACTGCGACTCACGCGGAGGTTGCCGGGCGGCTCATATCCGCGGGAAAGCACGTCCTTGTGGAAAAGCCCATGACGTACCTTGCATCCGACGGCGAGAGGCTCGCAGAAGCGGCCAGAAAGAACAAGGTCCTGCTGACATGCGGGTATATCGAAAGGTTCAACCCAGCTGTCGAGGAGGTCAGAAAGATGGTAAGATCCGGCTCGTGCGGCGATCTTGTCATGCTCGAGTTCCACCGCGAGAACAGGATGCCGCCGCACATAAAGGATGTGGGGATAATATACGACACATCCGTCCATGATATAGACACGGCCATGTGGCTGTTTGGCGGCACCCCGCAGGTGGTATTTGCAAGGGCCGGCAGGATAAGGCACGAGCACGAGGACTTTGCGTCCATCATGCTCGGGTTTGAAGGCGACAGGGTGGCGGTGATCTCGTCGAACTGGATAACGCCCGCCAGGGTGAGGACCTTCAACGCGGTGTGCACCGAGGCGATAATATCGTCGGATTTCATATCCCAGGAGGTGAGGACCACCAGGGAGGGATCCACCGAGGTGGCCGGGGGCGGCGGCGAGGAGCCGCTGCTCAGGGAGATCCGCTCGTTTATCGGGGCGGCCGAGGGGAAAAACGAGCCCGTCGTGAAGGCCCGGGAGGCGGTCAACGTGACACGCATAGCCGAAGCAGCACTTTTATCAAGCAGCAGGGGCGTGCCGATCTACTTGGAGCTGGAATGA
- a CDS encoding conserved hypothetical protein (COG2835) — translation MKRNMVEILACPMDKHHPLELFECGSDGDKVLEGALYCTECSRFYPIIDEIPVMLPDELRDKEEEMEFLKKNRESLPEKVTGSASPWHL, via the coding sequence ATGAAGCGCAACATGGTGGAGATACTGGCGTGCCCCATGGACAAGCACCACCCCCTTGAGCTGTTCGAGTGCGGCTCCGACGGGGACAAGGTGCTAGAAGGGGCATTATACTGCACAGAGTGCTCGAGGTTCTATCCGATAATAGACGAGATCCCCGTGATGCTGCCCGACGAGCTGAGGGACAAGGAAGAGGAGATGGAGTTTCTCAAAAAGAACAGGGAAAGCCTTCCGGAGAAGGTGACCGGCAGCGCGTCGCCCTGGCACCTGTAA